The segment AGTTTTCTATATCAAATTGAAATATTTTAAAACTACCACTATAACTTGATACATAAAGTTTGTTAGATTGTTGAGAAAAAGCCACCCCATAAGGAGCTTCCCCAGAAAACATTGGAATTAAAACTTGGGAAGAACTTTGGTTAATTTTACCAGAAATATTGTCAAAATCAAACAAAACTAAACTACCATTTATATTATTGCTATTAGAAGCATTATAATCTGCAAATGCAATTTTTTTTCCATTAGGAGATACTTGTAGATACCCCCTTTTATCAGAAGCTGTAAAATTAACTTTACTAGTAACCACATTACTAACGTCAACTCCATTTTCGGTAATTTTGTAACTATAAAAAGTATCATTAACAAAGGATAAAACCCAATAAACATTACAATCATTACCTTTTACCGCAGTAACCTTTTCTGACCAACCAGAACTATTGTCTGTATTTGTAACTGGGTCTTTAGCTAAATTAACAGGTCCGTCAATGATTTCTCCTAAACTATTATTTTTAGACATATCAATAGTATAATAATTGAAACCAGGATTTGGGTTTATACCATTAGGAACAAAGTCAGTACCAACAGTAAATAGATAATATATAGCTGTAGATCCTGGTTTAGGTATAATCATTCCTGATTGAGTACTTGAAGGGTTTCCTTGAAGATTATTTGCCAAACTTCCATCAGAATAGGTCATCAATGTATGGTTTTTACTGAAAACTTTTATTCCATCAGAATAAAATAATAACTCTCCTGAAGGAGAAGAGAAAGAAGAGCATCCTTCTGTGGTATTTAGCTGCCCATTTGTTAAAGCTGTTGGTGGATTTGTACTAAAGTCTAAACCTGCATTTTCTCCAAAATACCAAAAGTTAGCTTCTTTTTGAGAAAATATATTTATTGTAAAAAAAAGGACTAAAAGTGGTAATATTTTTTTCATTTAATAAAGTTTGAATAATAAACATCAAATATATCTAAAAAGAATTAAAAATTTTATTTTTTAACAGACCTAAAAAGGTAAAGTAATTCTAATAAATATAAGATTACTTGTAACAAATAAGATTTATTAACTTGATATGTTTTGTGTTATTTTTTTTTATTTTAAAATTTTTAATGAAATAGGTTGTCTAAAAAGTATTCAATTTTAAAAGATACAAAAAACGATGTCTGTAGATTTAAATTAAGAAAGAGGTTGACGACACCCAAAATCTAAATTAGCAGAAGAAAATAATTCTGAGTCTCGTCAAAAAAAGATAGAATGATATTTTTAGATGCTATTAAAGGTTTAACTTTATGTAGCCTTTTAAGAATTTAAAAAAGTAATATTTATTTTCTCAAAAGAGAGAAATGTCCTTTTTTAAGTATTGGATATTTACTAGTATCTGCAGGAATTAATTGAATATTAAACCAATAGTCATCAGAAGGAAGTGTTTTTCCGTTAAAAGTTCCGTTCCAACCTTGGCTATCAATTGGTACTTGAGCCATCAACTTTCCAAACCTATTAAAGATGTTAATGCTACTATTAGGGTAAAATGTTTTGTTAGCTCCTTTAATTACCCAAGTATCATTCTTTCCATCACCATTTGGCGTAAAGAATTTTGGAAACTGAATTACAGATATTTGTAATTCCGCATCAGGAGAACAACCCTTTTTATCATTTACAATAATGGTATAAATTCCACCTTCTAAGTTCTCAAAAAGGGGGGCTTTTTGAAAACCAATAAAAGGGATTCTTTCATTGTTATCATCATTTCTTACTGCAAATTGATAATCTCCAAGACCTAAATTGTTGTTTGTTGTAGCTATACTTATAGAAATAGTATTAGTACTACCAATATTATTAGATTCATCAATAATAGTAATAAAACGTTCATTTAAAGTTGCAGGATTGGATTCGTCTACAACAATGGTTTCTAATTTTGTACAATTTGTACCATTTGTGGTCGTTGCAGTAACTGTGTAATTTCCTCCATTAGTAATGTCTACATTATCACTTGTACTTATAATATTTCCACTTAAATCTTTCCATTGATAAGTGTAAATATCGCTTGGGTTTTCTACAGAAATATTTAAAGGTAAATTATTTAAACAGATTACTTGTGGAGTAGTAACTGTAAAATTTGGAAGTGGATTTACAATAACATCAAAAGTAGCGTCATCATTTACACAAGAAGTTGCTTTGTTTTGAATTCTTACAAAAATTGTTTCTGTAGGGTTTGTATTTGTATAAGGTGATAAAAGAGGTGTGTTTCCAGAAATTGCATCATCTTGATTTTCATGAAAAGTAACCTTAAAATCATCAGGATCTTGAGTTGTTCCAAGAATACTAGGAATTTGCCCCTCTAAATCTATGTTTTGAATAATTCCATTTGTATCATCATCGTCTAAATCATCATCACAATAAGAAAGATTAGAAATAGGTTCAAAAAGAGGTTCTGAATTTACAATAACATCAAATTGTGAAATTCCATTTGCACACGTTGTATTTGAATTATAGACACGAACATAAATGGTTTGTATATCTGGTTTTGTGTTGCTAAAAGGAGATACTAAAGGGCTTATCCCATTTTGAGCATCATTTAAATCACGATGATAAGTAACCGTAAATAGGCTTTTGTTTTGAGTTCCTAAAATAGCATCTGATTGAGATTCTAAATCAAAAGATTGGGAAAACCCATTTCTTGCAGAACCATCAGAATTATCATCACAAATTTCTAAATCTTGAACAAAATTAGCAATTGGTATAGGGTTTACTACCAAATTAAATGTTGTGTGATCTGTAAAACAATTTGTAGTCGTATTGGTAACTCTTACATAAATAGTTTGAGAATCTTTAACAGTATTTTCATAAGGGGAAGTAAGTGCATTGTTACCTGAGTTTGCATTTGCTGCAGAATCATGATATGTTACAGAAAAATCTGCACTAATTGTATTCGTTTGATTTTCTAAATTAAAATTTTGTACAATTCCGTTAGTTCCATTACCATCATTTGCATTATCACATAATTCTAAATCTGATACAGGATTTGCAATAGGAACCGAGTTTGTTTTTAAAGATAGTTCACCAGTTCCATTACAATTGTTATTGTTTTTATTAGTGATTTTAAAATAAATAGTTTGTCTCGTAATATTAGATGGGTAACCAATATTTCTGTAGTTAGAAATATCTGTTATCTTATTGATAACTGCAGTTCTGTCTTCTGTTGTTTCAAAATAACTAATCTCTAAATCTGGTTGTAAAGCAAGAGGGAAAAAGGCTAGTATTTCATTATTTGCATTACTAAAATCGAAATTTGTAATGCCATCTGTATCATTATTTAAAGGTCCATTAGTACCGTCTTCTTGAAGAAAATCATCGCAAACCTCAGGGAATTCTTCATTATAATCAACATCTGCTGCTGCTTCAACCTCTAAGTTTATTTTAGAAATTGTATAACAGCCTTCAGATGAAATTGTTCTTGCCCAAGCTTCACCATTTTGATTTACAGGGTATCTTAGTTTATCATTAACTTCAGGTGTTCCTGCAATTGCATTTGCTTCTGTTTCAAAATACTCAAAAGTTTCATTTTGATTATTAGTAGAAATACTAATTTCTGCTTCAGTAAGATTTACTGTAGAGATTCTATCTAAATCATCATCACATTGCAATAAATCTACATTTGTTACAACTGGAGCAGGATTTGCATTTAATGTAATAGCATTTGAAGTATCGCCACAGCCGTTTCCTATTCTATTTAAAAGGACTCTGAACTGATAGTTGTTATAAGATAATAGCACATTTGTTATTTGTAAAGTGTTTGAAGTTGTACCATTATAAGTAGTATTATCTGTGATGTTATTCCACGTTGAACTATCAGTAGAAACTTGCCATTGAAAAGAATCTGCTGTAGCATCTATTGTAATATTATCTGTAGTACCTTCACAAAAAATAACATCTTCAAAAGGTGTGTTTAATAGAATAGGTGCACTTGTTGTGTAATTTATATTTGGGTTTGTATACCCATCAGTCGTATTAATTACTTTTCCATTTTCATCAATTTCAATGGGTAAATTTCCTAAAAACCCATCATTATTTTGATCTGTAAAACCTGCTTCTATAACATCATTACAATCATCATCATCTGCATCTGGTTCTACAAAATTGAAATCATTATCATTATCTGTATTTGCAACTTTATAGTTTATAGAAAGTGCTTTTGCATCGGGTACTGTTTCTAAATTATCTGCCAAGCCATTTATACCTGCCGAAGAATTAGCATTGTCTACCAAACCATCAAAATCTGTATCTAAGTTATGACCAGCTTCTGTAGCATCAAAAATACCATCGTTATCAGAATCTAAATCTAGGTAGTTCAATATTCCATCAGAATCAGTATCAATTGCTGATTCATAGAAATCTGGAATTCCATCATTATCTGAGTCTAGATCAAACATATTTTCAATACCATCTCCATCAGAATTTAAAGAAAAACAAGTTAATTGAATGTTTCCATTAAAAGTTGAGGTTGTTGAAATACCTGTAGATTGATGTTTAAAATCAATGTGATCTACTTGATTTGCAATAAACTGAAATGTACTTGCAGCACCTGTAGTATTTGCTTTGTATTTAAACCATATTTCTGCTGCTGAAATACTTGTAATACCAGCTTCAAATTCTTGGTCTATGTCAAAACTAGTGTTTACTAATAGTTGATCATCAGTATCTAAAAGTGTAATATTTTTGTTGTTTGGACCAATTTTTATAATGAAATATTCACCATCTGTAATTGTATGATCTACATTTTTATTTTGGGTGAATTTAAAATTTACATTTTGAGTAAATTTTAGTTCATACTTTAGTTTAGTACCTGTTGCAGGATTAATGACTGATTCAAAATTACCAGTATTATCACCAGAAAAAGTATTGCTAATTTCATTTTCTGTATAAATACTTGTTGTTGAGTTGTTTGTTGAGCTATCTTGAAAAACGATACTAGGATTATTAATATTTGCAATATTTAAAGTAGCATTTCCAATTGACTCATCACAATTTAGAATTCCATCATTATCAATATCACTATCTAAATTATCAATAATTGTATCTCCATCATAATCATCAGGACAAATACTTACAGGAACTTCTGTCGATTTAAAAGTAGTTCCAGAACATATTATTTTTCCAACAAGTTGATATTTTCCTGGGTTTGTAGGAGTAAAAGTTGAGTTTGTATTTCCAGTGGAAATAAAACCACCACCAGTTTCATCATCAAAAAACCATTCAAATTCATCAAAAAGTTCTGTATTTGCAGCTTCTAAAGTTAAGTTTGGAATACAATTTCCTAATGTAGAAACTGTTGCGTCAAAATTAATTTCAGGAGATGAAGGGAATCCTGAATAAAAACTACCAGAACTTGCTGCACCATTTTGATTAAAGTACGCGCAATATAATTCGTCACTACTTTCAATAGAAATATCACCAGTTAAATTAGTTACTTTATAGGTTACATATTCTGTATTTCCATCAACATTAAAAGGGCCTGAAGTGGTGAAATTTGATATTGGTTGAGAATTAATATTTACTGTAGCGCCTTTGTTTGTTACAATTGTAATACCTCCTGTAAATTCAACATTTCCAATGTTTTCTATAGTAGGTATATTATCTACTTTCCCTCTGTTTTCACAACTTAAAGGAGGAACAAAAAATAAACCTTGATTTGCTTCACTTGTATTTGCTCCAATTCCTTGATATGCAAAAACGGGCTTAGAAGTTTCTACATAGAGATTTCCATTTGCATTGTATTCATTCCCTTCAATTAAATGATATTCTCCTTTATCTATAGTTGCAATTACGCCGTTTCCATTAATATTTATTGTGGTATTGTTTTTATGTGCAACAATTAAAACGTTTTCCCAACCATTAGAACCATCACCTTTTACAAAAATATATTCAGCCCCAGCCTTGTTTATTACAGTTACTTTATCAATACCTACAATTTGATCGATTCCATAATCTCTTCCTCCACCACTATGAAAACTTCCATTAGCAGAACCTACATTTGTAACAATATCTTTATTTGAAGTGATTAAAGTACCAATTAATCCGTCTCTATTTACTATATTCTCAGCTGCATTTGTAGCAACAACATAACTTTCACCTTCATTTAGAAGGATATTTGAAATTGGTAAAGTTCCAGAATAATTCTTTATTAAAATTCCTGTAGGTAAATCTTCAAAATTTACGAGGGTATTATTTTCTGTAGCCATTACAGATATAAAGTTCAGGTAATTGTCTTGCGGGTTTTCATTTGTAAACATTCCTGCTCTAAATGTTGTGCCTAAAGCAGATGCCCCTTTACTTACTAAAGCTCCAGCTTGCGCTCCACCGCCAGCTAAAACACGTATAGAAACATAAATAGCATCATCAGCTTCAATAATATACCCTTTATTAGTATGAACAACACTTGTTTGTCTAGAATCTACAAAAAGCTGACTATCACCATTTCCAATAAAAATTTCTTCAGGTGAAGTACTAGAAACAAAGCCTGTAATATCGCCACCAGTTAAACCTATTTGTTTAATTGTATAGCTAACACTTTTGTTACTTGGTGTAGAAATATAAAAATATTGATTTTCAGGATTCGCGTTACCATTTTCTGCATATGTTAAAGGTGGTATAAAATGCTTTTTACTTAATTGAGCTTGAACATTGTTAACACATATTAAACTACTTATAGTAATAAGTAAGACTGATAATTTAGATTTTAACATGGCGTATTTCAAAAACAGAATTATTTTGTTAAAAATAGTAAGAAATTCATGAAAAATATAAAAAAACAGTAGACTTCTTTTAACAAATAAGGTTTAATAGCTACATATATTTAAAGTTAATGTTGTTTTATTTCAAGATTTTTAACGAAATTGCTTGTCTCAAAAATTGGTCAACTTTTTAAAAAAAAAATACAAAAAAATGATGTCTGATGATTTTAATTTACTCGAAACTAAATGCTGATGAAAACACTAAAAAAGTAGCTGTAAGAGTAAATCAATTAAATATAGATTCAGAAGCAAAAAATACATTTGATAATGAGCAATAATAGAATAAAGAATATTAAAAAGACGTTACTGTCTAATAATTATTATACCCTTAATAAGTTGAATTTTGATTATCAAATGCCAGATGGAAGTTGGGTAAATCAAATGAGAGAAGTTTATGAACGTGGTCATGGAGCTGGAATTTTGTTATATAATAGCACTAAAAAGACAGTTATTCTAATTAAACAATTTAGAATGCCAACGTATTTACACGATAATAAAGATGGATTTTTAATTGAAATTGCAGCGGGTTTATTAGATACAGATAATCCTGAGCAATGTATTATAAGAGAAACTTTAGAAGAAACAGGTATTCAACTTAAAACGGTAAAAAAAGTCTATGAAGGATATTCATCTCCAGGTGTTTTAACTGAGAAAATGCACTTTTTTGTTGGTGAATATACAGATGATATGAAAGTTTCTGAAGGTGGAGGTTTAGCAAGTGAAACTGAAGATATAGAAGTATTAGAAATTCCGTTTACAGAAGCAATTAGAATGTTAGAAAACGGAGAAATTATAGATACAAGAACCATTGTTTTGTTGCAATATGCTCAAATACATAAGTTAGTAGAATAAAATCACGGTCATTCCTGTTTTCGGAGTAATGACAAATGAAGCATAGAGAATTAGTGAATTCGCTAATGTTTATTTCGAAAAAGAACTTCCTATTGTAGAGAACAGTCAAATCATTTTAGACGCTATTTCACGCTTTCCACTATATCTTTTTTATGCTGCATTTAGTTCAGCATCTCTTCTATTAAAACGAATAGCATATTAGCAAAAGACACTATAATAAGTTCAATAAAAAAAAGGATGTCATTTCAATCGTGGCTAAACCTGTTTGCTAACTTTTTAGAGAACACAAAAGCTATTTTTTTATGTTTCTATTAAGTGTTGTTTTTAAAAACAAATCAAAATACTTCCTTGGATTTATTTTCCTTGGTAAATAGTTTTTAATTTCATAACTTTGTCATGAATTTAAAATTTATTCAACATGAAAAAAACTAAAACTTTATACTACGCATCTACAGGGTTATTAACTTTATTAATGCTTTTTTCTGCAGGGATGTATTTCTTTAATCATGAAGAAGTAGCAAGTATGTTTAACAATTTTGGGTATCCAACATATATTATTTATCCTTATGCAATCGCAAAATTATTAGGAGTAGTTGCAATTTGGTTTATTGGTAATAAAATTCTTAAAGAATGGGCATATGCAGGTTTTTTCTTTGCATTTACCTTTGCCTTTTTTGCTCATGTAATGATTGGAGATGGAGAACAAATGGGAGCAATATTAGCAATGATTTTTCTAATTACTTCATATTTTACTAGCAAAAAAATTACAAATGTCTAAAACGAAACAATCACAAGTAGTTTTAACAAATAAAAACTATTTAGCAGAAGCAAAAACAAGAAATCATTTTTTAACTATTGATGAACCCGTTGCTTCAGGAGGAGGTGACAACGGTCCAACTCCAGTTGAGTATTTATTAACAGCAGTAGGAGGTTGTGTTTCAATTACATTAAGAATGTATGCAGAAAGAAAAGGTTGGGATGTTGGTAAAATAACGGTAAATGTTTCTCAAAAAGAAGAAGTAACTTCTGATGGAATAAAAAAATGGTTGGAAGAAGATATTTCTTTTGAAAATGAAATT is part of the Polaribacter sp. SA4-10 genome and harbors:
- a CDS encoding T9SS type B sorting domain-containing protein, yielding MKYAMLKSKLSVLLITISSLICVNNVQAQLSKKHFIPPLTYAENGNANPENQYFYISTPSNKSVSYTIKQIGLTGGDITGFVSSTSPEEIFIGNGDSQLFVDSRQTSVVHTNKGYIIEADDAIYVSIRVLAGGGAQAGALVSKGASALGTTFRAGMFTNENPQDNYLNFISVMATENNTLVNFEDLPTGILIKNYSGTLPISNILLNEGESYVVATNAAENIVNRDGLIGTLITSNKDIVTNVGSANGSFHSGGGRDYGIDQIVGIDKVTVINKAGAEYIFVKGDGSNGWENVLIVAHKNNTTININGNGVIATIDKGEYHLIEGNEYNANGNLYVETSKPVFAYQGIGANTSEANQGLFFVPPLSCENRGKVDNIPTIENIGNVEFTGGITIVTNKGATVNINSQPISNFTTSGPFNVDGNTEYVTYKVTNLTGDISIESSDELYCAYFNQNGAASSGSFYSGFPSSPEINFDATVSTLGNCIPNLTLEAANTELFDEFEWFFDDETGGGFISTGNTNSTFTPTNPGKYQLVGKIICSGTTFKSTEVPVSICPDDYDGDTIIDNLDSDIDNDGILNCDESIGNATLNIANINNPSIVFQDSSTNNSTTSIYTENEISNTFSGDNTGNFESVINPATGTKLKYELKFTQNVNFKFTQNKNVDHTITDGEYFIIKIGPNNKNITLLDTDDQLLVNTSFDIDQEFEAGITSISAAEIWFKYKANTTGAASTFQFIANQVDHIDFKHQSTGISTTSTFNGNIQLTCFSLNSDGDGIENMFDLDSDNDGIPDFYESAIDTDSDGILNYLDLDSDNDGIFDATEAGHNLDTDFDGLVDNANSSAGINGLADNLETVPDAKALSINYKVANTDNDNDFNFVEPDADDDDCNDVIEAGFTDQNNDGFLGNLPIEIDENGKVINTTDGYTNPNINYTTSAPILLNTPFEDVIFCEGTTDNITIDATADSFQWQVSTDSSTWNNITDNTTYNGTTSNTLQITNVLLSYNNYQFRVLLNRIGNGCGDTSNAITLNANPAPVVTNVDLLQCDDDLDRISTVNLTEAEISISTNNQNETFEYFETEANAIAGTPEVNDKLRYPVNQNGEAWARTISSEGCYTISKINLEVEAAADVDYNEEFPEVCDDFLQEDGTNGPLNNDTDGITNFDFSNANNEILAFFPLALQPDLEISYFETTEDRTAVINKITDISNYRNIGYPSNITRQTIYFKITNKNNNNCNGTGELSLKTNSVPIANPVSDLELCDNANDGNGTNGIVQNFNLENQTNTISADFSVTYHDSAANANSGNNALTSPYENTVKDSQTIYVRVTNTTTNCFTDHTTFNLVVNPIPIANFVQDLEICDDNSDGSARNGFSQSFDLESQSDAILGTQNKSLFTVTYHRDLNDAQNGISPLVSPFSNTKPDIQTIYVRVYNSNTTCANGISQFDVIVNSEPLFEPISNLSYCDDDLDDDDTNGIIQNIDLEGQIPSILGTTQDPDDFKVTFHENQDDAISGNTPLLSPYTNTNPTETIFVRIQNKATSCVNDDATFDVIVNPLPNFTVTTPQVICLNNLPLNISVENPSDIYTYQWKDLSGNIISTSDNVDITNGGNYTVTATTTNGTNCTKLETIVVDESNPATLNERFITIIDESNNIGSTNTISISIATTNNNLGLGDYQFAVRNDDNNERIPFIGFQKAPLFENLEGGIYTIIVNDKKGCSPDAELQISVIQFPKFFTPNGDGKNDTWVIKGANKTFYPNSSINIFNRFGKLMAQVPIDSQGWNGTFNGKTLPSDDYWFNIQLIPADTSKYPILKKGHFSLLRK
- a CDS encoding NUDIX domain-containing protein; this translates as MSNNRIKNIKKTLLSNNYYTLNKLNFDYQMPDGSWVNQMREVYERGHGAGILLYNSTKKTVILIKQFRMPTYLHDNKDGFLIEIAAGLLDTDNPEQCIIRETLEETGIQLKTVKKVYEGYSSPGVLTEKMHFFVGEYTDDMKVSEGGGLASETEDIEVLEIPFTEAIRMLENGEIIDTRTIVLLQYAQIHKLVE
- a CDS encoding DoxX family protein, translating into MKKTKTLYYASTGLLTLLMLFSAGMYFFNHEEVASMFNNFGYPTYIIYPYAIAKLLGVVAIWFIGNKILKEWAYAGFFFAFTFAFFAHVMIGDGEQMGAILAMIFLITSYFTSKKITNV
- a CDS encoding OsmC family protein: MSKTKQSQVVLTNKNYLAEAKTRNHFLTIDEPVASGGGDNGPTPVEYLLTAVGGCVSITLRMYAERKGWDVGKITVNVSQKEEVTSDGIKKWLEEDISFENEITEDQRKRLLVIAGKCPVAKMVKGETTIVSSIQ